The nucleotide sequence GTTTGAACGTGAATGAATGTTTGTAGTCAGCCATTTATTcaacagacagagaaaggaacGACTGACAGTCACAATTAATTCCTTCGCTCCCTCTATTACTTGAACACAAAACAACCTTTCACCAGCCGTCGCCAATATCTTACACCTCctacctcccttctttcattctttctttccctgtatTACCGTATTACAAAACCACCCTTCATCAGCCGTCACCAACATCACACCTCCTACCTTAGTCTTTCTTCCCCTGCACTACTTGAATACAAACCTTCACTAGCAGTCACCACAGGACACCAAATAGTCACACGGGGCTGGAAATAActagagttttttttattacgaaATACAACGTACATACACAGCGAGATTACGACTTCTaagtttcttttcctcatgtGACCCACGCCACGAGCACTTACAGGTGGAAGGCCATTGACGTCATCACGCTGCTTCTTTGATTGTCAGACCGGTAATCCTCCGCCATCCAATTATCCGAATGCCGAGGCAGGAAGTggagggttaaaaaaaaaaaaaaaaaaaaaaagaggataagaaatggaagataaaaagataaaattggCTGAGACTGAAAGGCATGACTTGTTATTACTAGATTGACAGACAGGTCATGCGTTCACTGCTGGAAGATGACTAAGGTTTTCTTTTCagaattgtttttctttttttctttttttcatattgtgttGCCATACGATTCTGGTGTTTATTCGTCGTAATGTTTTaaggaaggacggagagagagagagagagagagagagagagagagagagagagagagagagagagagagagagagagagagagagagagagagagagagacgcttgaATAAGGAAATGGCTGATTTTATCAGATATTAAATTTAATACAATTCACGACATTTGACGGGAAATAAACTTAGTCTAAACTTGTAAAGTGTCTGAAATTGTTTCCGCATTATCATACGTcgcatccttcctctctctcccctacgttcctctctctccgccaCGTGACGCATGTGCCATagagtggtggggtggtggggagggaggtgggatTGTGGGGTggtgggaagggaggtgaggccACGATGCAAATCGAAAGTTGACAGAAGGAAAGGTATGGCACAGACCTGGTTTTTACCATCTAACTTTCCATCACTTATTTCCGGTTTTCCTGGGAGGCAACTCGAGGCAGTGATGCAAGAGGCTGAGTGAGAGACTCTACTCGTAAGCATATATATAGCGGCGTGCGATGCAACTTGCTCAGTCAGTCTCGAGACACGCTACGGAGAATAACGTGGAAGAGAGATTATTTGAGCACCTCACGCACGCGTCTTGCACCTCTCCTTCAGTCTCACTCATCAACATGTTCGATAAAGTAAGTTtacgagaagaagaaaaaaataaataataataataataaagacagaAATACTGTACTGCGAGTGTTGACTGTTGCCATTTTTCAATATAATTTCTTCCATTCTCATCCAAGTGGCGGAggaggcagtgatggtggtagtgtacGTTGGTTTGGAGAAGTATAATAACATTCTTTTCTCAACAGATGACAACtctggcagtggtgatggtagtggtgattgtgattGCACTGAACATTGACGGTGGTGCAGCTGGTCCAGTGAAGCCACGACACAACCCTGTCTCAACTGGTGGTGACGCCGGACAGCAGCACAGACGGTCTAGGCGCGCCACCGACCTGGTAGACACCAGCTGCAAGGGTTACTATGACAGGGACACCTGGAACGAGCTACACCACCTGTGCGAGGACTGCGACAACCTGTACAGGCAATTCCATTTCCAGGCCAAGtgcaggtaaagagagagagagagagagagagagagagagagagagagagagagagagagagagagagagagagagagagagagagagagagaaagcttgaaaaataataataataataataataataataataataataataataataataataataataatattattattattattattattattattattattattattattattattattattataacaacaacaaaacaacaaaaggaTTATTAGACGCCTATGGAAGCTGCAATGCCGATAACAAGACTGTCAATTATTGTGCCTTGGTCTTGTCCTGCTTGGCTGCCCTAGTTGACGCTCAGTGTTTGCATTTCCCAGGAGTGACTGCTTCGCCTCAGACGTCTTTGCCACCTGCCTCACTGATTTGGGCAAGAACGTGGAAATCTACCAGGCCATGGCCGCTTCTCTACGAGGCTCCTAATGCTCTGCCGGGCAAGGTTAGCACTCACCTTGCTCATCTTGGAGGGAAACAAGTGTGTTGGGTATTTAATATTGCCTCGGGTGGGCGGTGAGACCCTCTAGTGACATGCCGAGGTCTTACTCAGTGTATGGCTGAACTTGATCTCAGGTGTGACGTATCGCAGCACAACTATTTAGCAAGAAGACTGAATTAAACTGGCATGGCAGAGTGTTCGTAACAACATAGGATGTCAGTCATGCCAATTTTCAGTAGATCCTGTCAGTGGCGCGGGTCTCAGCCATGGATTCATTATCCTCTTTAAAGAAGAAATAGGTGTTGCCTTACTGAAGCTTTTATAACTTTCTGGTAGGGCATCAAGGCATCACATTTCCGACACACTCTTTTTCACCACAGAAGCCTTGAAACCAAAGAAAATTGAGTGACGTGAGATAACTAGTCTTGTCACATGACTATCGGGCCACTCCTGCCTGACAACTGTAACTTGCTAGTCAGTATATTTCATGATACTGTTCTTGGCAGCTATTGTTCATGTTtgattatttaatttatctatttattcataaacACAAAATTCTCCATGATCCACCTGGAATGTTAATTGATGATTGAGACAGACGtactctttgtactctttgtactctttgtactctttcttgtaatgtataaCTACCACATTCCTATTTTAATACTGAAATATATTAATGTATTGTTTTAGAGTTCGCTGTCTTCATTCATCTCGAAACGAGTCGAATACACATTTATTATGTACACCATCCCCTCTCAGTAGCTTTGTAACGAAAAGTTCACACACCTTACAACGACTGTGgtcaatacaaaaaataaaatatattaattacCCTTTCATTAAGGAAGTGGTTGTTAACACCGCGGAGGTTCTTATTCAGATTCAgccccgccaccgccaccagtcTTTGTAATAACTTCTCCAATAGTCAACAATAATCGTGGACTAATCGAAGATCTGTACAcatgcgtatatatatatatatatatatatatatatatatatatatatatatatatatatatatatatatatatatatatatatatatatatatatatatatatatatatatatatatatatatattttttatgtaggaaggacactggccaagggcaacaaaaatctaataaaaaaaaaatgcccactgaaatgccagtcccataaaacggtcaaagcagtggtcaaaaattgatgaataagtgtcttgaaacctccctcttgaaggaattcaagtcataggaaggtggaaatacagaagcaggcagggagttccagagtttaccagagaaagggatgaatgattgagaatactggttaactcttgcattagagaagtggacagaataggggtgagagaaagaagaaagtcttgtgcagcgaggccgcgagaggaggggaggcatgcagttagcaagatcagaagagcagttagcatgaaaatagcggtagaagacagctagagatgcaacattgcggcggtgagagagaggctgaagacagtcagttagaggagagaagttgatgagacgaaaagcttttgattctaccctgtctagaagagcagtatgaatagaacccccccagacatgtgaagcatactccatacatggacggataaggcccttgtacagagttagcagctgggggggtgagaaaaactggcggagacgtatGATCTGTAGTTTTGTAATGCCTGAAGTTAAACCATCAGGGCAGAATACCTCGCAGCAAATATAAAGAATATAACATGTCTGTGCATTGTGATTTCATTCCACTTATTTCTCACCCTTGTGGGAGGCCTGTTTGATTATTTTTCAAACCTTTTGCATCTTATTTAGTTTATAATTCTTAACAGTTTTATCCGTGCAGGTTTATGTAAACTGGCTCAGAATGCACGGAATTTGCCATGCAGTGGAAAGTACGCTGCAGGATGAATACATATTTCTATTCTTTGCTTGGAATAATTTTAAGCACTGGCCAGGTACTGATGGTTGAATAGTTCTTTAGGTTCATAGGTTCGGTAGGCGGACGGCGAACACAAGCCACGTGGAGGAGAACGCTATCCGACGCTCCAAACCGAATTGATCTCTAGCTCATGAATCAACTCCACATGTGGTGATGTGGCAGTGTTGGGCTGATCTTGCTGGGGTGAGTGGTGACGTCTTCTGTAGGTGTGTGCCGGCACTGCTGTGAATGACGAATGTAAGTTTGTATTTGATTGTTCTTGTAGCTTTACTGTACTCATTTTTCTGGTAGGTGGCAATTCATAGTGACTGGGCGGTAGAATATGTTGTTAAATGTAGACGTACGTATGTAGCTAGTTCATACGGGTAATTAATTACTGAAGGCACATGCATCATAGCTATTGATGAGCAGGGACGGAGacggggttttttttttttgttagcggACACGGGAAGGGCAGTTGACCTTGGTGTTGCCGGAATGGTGGTACGATAATTCGCACGGGTTTTACAATTTAATCTTGAGCTGATGTAATTATATTTAGATGGTTTACTTTGTGGTGAAACCAACGCAAAACCTAGTGGAAGTCATACGGAGATGATTAAAAAGATGCGGTTATTGAAAGATACGGAAGTGAATACTCATGCAGGGATGATTAACATTACGTAATATACAtgtataactgtgtgtgtgtgtgtatgtggagtTATCAGTGGCTGAGGCTGTGGAAAAAATGGTGTTTGTTCTCAAGTAGTTTTCCTCAGAATGAATTTCATAGCTGGAGTATATGTACAAATTGTGTAGCAGTAAAATCGTAAAGGCCATGATAGGCGCCTGATTTCGCATTCTGATAGACTGTATTACTTTTTTAACTGTCCCATAGTCCTGAAATTAAAGGTTCGTCGGATTTCTGTACGTAGTGATAGCTCTGGGCAGGGAACGTGTAGCATAACTGGCGGAAGATGATGGCTTCACGATGAGCAAGAGCAGAGACAAGACGCTTACTTTGCACCCCACTCCACACTTTACACCTACTCCTCACCTACACCTTATTCCACACTTTACAAGTTTACACCT is from Scylla paramamosain isolate STU-SP2022 chromosome 9, ASM3559412v1, whole genome shotgun sequence and encodes:
- the LOC135103594 gene encoding crustacean hyperglycemic hormones A-like; the encoded protein is MQLAQSVSRHATENNVEERLFEHLTHASCTSPSVSLINMFDKMTTLAVVMVVVIVIALNIDGGAAGPVKPRHNPVSTGGDAGQQHRRSRRATDLVDTSCKGYYDRDTWNELHHLCEDCDNLYRQFHFQAKCRSDCFASDVFATCLTDLGKNVEIYQAMAASLRGS